The Candidatus Zixiibacteriota bacterium nucleotide sequence GCAGCCCGGCCCGGGCGGCCTTCGGGCACGAGATCATCCCAGCAAGTCTCTGTTCTGGTGCAACGATTCCAGTATTTGGCTGCATTGCAGGGCGATCGCCTCCAGGCGCGAGAGAAGCCGATCGGCACTAGGGTCGGACGACGGAGGCTCGAAAACCATCTTTTCCTGGTGGCGGGCCGCTTTCAAAATGACCGTCAACTCCTGCACCACTTTGACCGTGCCGTTGACCAGCCGGATGAACTCCGGCTCCATCCGGCGCAGTTTCTCCGACGACTTGCGGGCCTTGACCTTTGCCAGATAGAGAGCCAGGTTCAGCGCCAGGTCCTTGGTCTGTTCGCCAAGGGCATCGACGGTTTCGAGCAGGGCGAGGGCGTCGCTGCGAATTCCCTGTTCGGCGCGTGGTAAACTGTTTTCCATGGCTGCCCCCTCACCCCTCGATCCCCGATGGGGAACCGCTGACTGCGCCCGGCGACATCACTCTCGCGGCGTCTGTCACTATGGTTTGGATATTAAGCAAGCGGCGGTTGACCTCGGCAATCTTCATCGCCGCGCTCATCACCCGCTTCAAGCGTTCCCTGGATTTGTCGCTGAGCCGGGGCTCTTCCAGCGTAAGGCAGTCGATGTTACCCACGACAACGGAAAGCGGATTATTGATCTGGTGGTTGATTGACGCCGCCAGTTCGGCAACCGCGGCCAGTTTCTCATCGGCGATTCGCTTCTCGTGCATGATCTGCAGTTGCTGCTGGGCGCGCATGAGAGCCTGGTTCTGGGCCTCGATCCGGGCGATATGCTCGAATCTCTCTATCGATACGGCCAACTGGTCGGCGACTACCGCCATCAATTTGATCTGCCGAGTGACCAGGATGCCGGGTGAGTACGAACCCAGACACAACAGGCCGATGGTTTTGTCCTCAAGTATCAGCGGGAGCAACATGATCGCGGCAAACTCGGTTTCAGGCTGCGGGGCCTCGCCATCGCCCGACGACCACACTACCGGCTGCTGAAGGTGAGGTTTCCAGCGGTCGGGCAAGGCCTCGTCTCGCAGGACAAGAGCCGGAGGCGGCGCCACTTCGTCCAGCAGGATCGCTTTTACCAAAAAGCGCCCCGAGTCGGAATCGCGGAGATACAGGGTTGCTGCGTCGAACGGCACAACGGTCTGGATAAGGCGGAGCACATCGACAAAGTGCGGCGTCTCCGGACTCAGACTGCGACAGGCGGCTGAGATCTCGGCAATCAGCTCTATCTTCTCCCACGCTCTCGTGACGGGGCTGTCGCCGGATTCCCCATAGGCGCCGACCGGCTGGGCCATCAGCGACCCCTCGTGTGACGCGCTACTTTTCGGGACAACTGATCGACCAGCCGGCTCTCCAGCGCGTCGAACAGCTCGGTCTTTTCTCCGGCGCTGACATGCAGTGCGGGATCGTGGCTGTTGTCCTCCGATGAGCTCTGGAATTGGCGCGACGCAGTGAGTTTCTCATGGAACGGCTCGGCCAGCACCAAACGGCGCTTCTGCAGATCAATCAGGCGCATCTCTCCGGTAATAACTGCCAGTGTTTCCCACCGGTGAAAGAGCACCGGTACGCTGAAGGTCTTGCGGCACTCGAGGCCTTCGCGGTCGACCTGTATCAACAGCAAGTAGCGGCCGCCAACCCCTGTTCCCCAGTCCAGAAGCGAGTCCAGATTATGGAGTTCTGGCGGGAAGGGTCGGAAGCTGTCAACTTGGTGATCCGCGACGACGACTCTGATTTCCGGATCACGAGTGAGCGCCGTGGTCAGTTTGGCCACGAGTCGGCTGTCGCCCCAGGCCAGGTCGGCCTGGTCTATCCTGAGCACGAGGGCTCGCGGCAGGGCGAAGCCGGCCTCGCAGGCCAACAACCCAAGCGCCGCAATAAGTACCAGCCGCTGCAACGTCATACTCACACTCCCGTCGAGGTGGTTTCGTGATAAACGTAGCGATCCAGAACCCGGCGGATGGAGTAGTCGAAGTTGGTGTATTCTTTACCGAGCAGCTCCAGCTCAGCCTGCGAAAGATAATCGACCAGGAATTCCCGCGAGATGAACTCGATACCGGCCAGACAGCCCTCGGAGTCGATATCGACCCGCTTAACCAGTCCAAGCACGTTGTCGAGTCCTTCGACGCCCTGAAGCGTGAAGTGCATCGAAACCACGTCGCCTTCTTCGATAACCTGATCGAGGTCCACCAGCACGCCGCCGGCCGAGATGTTCAGGATGGAGCCGTAAATCGTCTGCCAGTCGCCGTGGGTCCAATACTGGCCGTCACGATCCTTGATCTTGTGCAGCGACATCGGCGTGGAAATCTCCAGCCTGATGAAGCGCCGTTTCTCTTCCTGGGAAACCTTGAATGGCCGGCGCGCGCGGATTACCGCCTTTTCGGCAGCGACGTCCCTGATGTGCCTCGTTTTCCTGTCAGTTTTCATTATTGGCTCCTGTATTGGCAGTGCTCGAAAGTAATCTGTCCCACTCATATATGCTGTGGTTGAGCGTCTCGCGATTATTCGCGGTATAGCTGAAGAGTACCGGCGGCATCTCGGCCATTTGATACGGCGAGAGCATGCGCTGGGCGTTTTCCTTCGTGACGAACTCTATTCCCGCGCGGCAATTGATATCATCATACTGATAGCTGTGGCGCACTCCGGCCATGATCAAAGTCGGAAACCGAAAGTTTTCCGGCTGGATATTAACCAGCAAGCGGACGGTGTCCGGCAGGATGGTCGGTACCGAGAGGAGCGCCCCGCCGGCAGAAAAATTCACCAGATTGGTCTCCATCCAGCGCAGGCGGTCGAGTTTGCGCGTGAGAACGCCTGCCGCGGCAAATGACGCCATGTTGACTTTGAAAGTGAGGCTCACACGATGGAATCGGCGCTGTGAGAGCGGCGTAGCCTTTTCATCCAGATCGAAAGCACACTGACCGCCGCCCGACTTCTGCAGTCTGGCCTTCACGGAGATGGTCTCCCCGCGATAAGGGAACTGCAGCACGACGGTTTGGTTGTTAACGAGATTATCTATGACGTCATTGCGCTGGCCGCCTTCGGCAACTAACTTCTGCCCCACAGCGGCGACAATGCGCGCGTACAGCTCCCGGCCGGGGAACTGCTTGGTAAACAGCCTTACGTGGAATCCGACCAGTTGCGAAAGGTCGAGGCTCCCCACCTGGAAGTCATACTTGGACATTGTCGTTATCCGGTTAGCCTTCGACATCTCCGGTTTGCCCCTTGTGTCTGAACTCGATCTGCTTATGAAAGAGGTAGGCTACGAGTCGGTCCTGGGCCGTACGATCGAAACAGCGATACTTCCTGGGAATACGTCCCAGGTCACGGCGGGAAAAGTATCGGTGCAGATCGTCCCTGAGTATGAACTCAAAACCGGCGAGGAAGCAGCTGTCCTGCTCGATCGTCCGACGGCAGACCGCAATAACGTCAGTTGGAAAGTCGGTTGGGCCGGCGATATCGAAGCGGGCGGCAATCAGGTCTTCTACCTTCCCGCGGTGGCGCGCTCGCAGGAGCACACCCGAGGCGGAGACGTTCACGGTCTCGGTTTCAATCCAGACCGCCTCCCTCTGCCATAGCTCCCACCTTCCGTCAACCGGCAGGATCGCATAAGCAATCCGCACCGCGAGATCAATCCGGGCGAACATGCGCCGCTGTACGCGCTGGAATCCGCTCGGCGGAGTGAGGATGATCCTCCGGGCCCGGTTGTCGCCGTGCACATGAATGCGTGATCGAAACTGATAGGCGGCGTCATCACGCGTGAATTGCACGATCACGGGAAGGTTGTTCCTAAGTAGAGTGTGGCCGGAGATCAACTCCGGATTGGTGATGATTATACCACCGTTTATGATATCCTCTACGCGGGCCTCGTACACGCCGGTCTCGTGGCCGTAACCTACAAGAATAGAGACGCGATCCCAGATCTGGAGCTCGACGATGGTCTGGTTCTTTACGGCGTGCACGGTGACTTGATTCCTATCCGGCTAGTCCGCCTTTGTCGCTTGCAGGTTGACCCTTCCCTGCTCGATAGCCAGCTCGAGGATCTTGCGGGCCAGTTGCGTGCGCGACGGGTCCTGGCGGTTCTGATAGATGAATTCCTGCCCGGCCTTGATGGTGCTGGTGAAATAGCGGCGGGCCCCGTCGAAGTCGCCGATCCGTCGCGACAACTCGGCGATAAGGTAGGCCGCCTGAATTTGCTGGTTACCGGCGGCAATGTCGCGGGCGCCTTCAAAAGCCTCTTTGTAATGGTGAATTGCCTGCTCCAGCGCCTCGCGCTCGTTGACCACGATACCGTTCCATCCCTGTTGCAGCTTCAGGAGGAAGTCGGCCAGCGATGTGTATTCGCGATAGGCCGGCTGGCCCTGGGCGGTGGTTCCGCCGAGGAGCGCTTCGCGGTACTCGCTCATAAGCGATTTGAAGCCACCCTGCTTTGCGCGCAGTTGATTTATCAGATCGTTCATTTCAGCCAGACGGCTGTCATACCGGTCGCGATAACTGAACATCTTCGACTGCAGGTCCGCGGAGAGATTATCCACGACAAACTGAGCTTTGACGGCCGCGTTGAGTGAATCGAGCGACTGCTGGGACTCTCCAACAACGCCTTCCAGGCGCGCGGCTTTACTCTCGATATCGCGGACAAGACCGGTCAGCGCAGCCAGGGTGGGATCGCTCCCCTGATTCATGGTTCGGAACACCCAGGCGATACGGAGATACAGCCGGCCGATATCCAGATAGCTCGGGCGGTCGGCAATCAGGCCGTCGAAAACCGCCAGATGCAGCTTGAGGATGGCCGACTCATTGGGATAACGCGGAATGTCGATCGCCTCGCCCAGTCGGCGGACAATCGAATCGGCTACCGACAACTGCTCGAGATGTTTGGCCTTGATACTCTTTAGCTGGAATGTGCGGAAGGCGTTGTCGGTCTTCCATTCGCGATACTTATTCGTGAATTCGCGGGTGTAGTAGCAGTTGCTGCACGTGGCCGTAAAGAACACGAGCGGGTTATAAGCTTGATACTTCGGAAACCGCCACTGGATGTCCTGCGGGCAGAAATCGGTATCGCGCCCGCCCTCGACATAGGCACCGACCTTGATCTGCTCGAATTCATTGATCGTTTTACAGACCGGACACTCAATCTTGAAAATCAAAAAGGGGCTTTCGCTCGCCATGGTTGGTCTCCGCATTATCAGTTGGGGTTCGTGCTCTGGAGCAGGGCCAGCTCCATTTCAGAAATGGGCAGCGCACGGCGCACTGTCTCGACCGGCGTGCCCGCCTTGAGCATCTGGCGAGCCAGGCGAACGATTTCCACTCGGTCGCGCCGCCCCTCGGAAGTGACCGTTGCTGTTGCACTGGATTTGCTCCTACCTGCGCCCGTTGTATCCGCGGAGAGCCGTCGCAAATCGACAAACTGGACCTGGGGCGCGGCATTCGCATTCGTCACCGGTGCGCCATCGCCGCCGACCTCACCAATCGAGACAGCGGCTCGTCGGGCGCGACCCGCTATCGCCGAGTGTATCACCATACCCAGGCCCGCCGCTGCCAGGAACCCGATCACGGTCAATCCGATGTCAACGTATTGCTCGTTCCAAACGTCCATGTCATGCCTGCCGTTTCTTCTATGCTTTCACGTCAATGTGTTTAGGCTCTTCCACTGTCTGTTCATCACTGCCGGTCGACTGCTCCTCATTGAGGTCGCTATCGGCGCCCTCGGCAGGACCGCCCGTGCCGCTGTCGGATTCGAGTTTGACCTGGTCATGCGGTTGTTTTTTGCGCCGTCGCTCCAATTCTTCTTCCTCTTCTTCGAGCGCCCGCGAGAACTTCTGCCGCTTGTCCGGATCAGCGTGCTGCGTCTGAATGATCTTGTCATGCGGCAGAGGTTGTATCCGATCGACTCCATCCGGTCCCAGCATGGCTCTTCCTCCGGGAAGAGTGGCTATCATCCGGCCATGGCGAATCGCTCTTTGACCATACCCCGCAGTTTCTTTACCGCCCGGGTGTGGATTTGCGAAACGCGTGACTCGGATATCACCATCACTTCTCCGATCTCTTTCAGGGTCAACTCCTCGAAATAGTACAAACTGATGACCAGCTTCTCCTGCTGCGTGAGGTTATCGATTGCCGTCACCAGGAATGAATGCAATTCGCCTCGTTCGATAATCCCAAGCACGCTCAGGCTGCCGCTGTCTTGCACGGTCTCGATCCTCGGAACCTGGCGGTTGTCGTCTTCGGGATAGACAATCTCGTCAAGCGACAAGATGTTCGTGCCGGAGACATCGTCCAGCGCGTGATACAGTTCCGCTTCGCTGATGTCGAGATGTTTGGCCAATTCCGACTTTTCCGGCACCCGCCCCAGTACGTTTTCCAGCTCGGTCAGGGCCTTGTCGATTTCCCGCGACCTGGCCCGCGTAGAGCGCGGCACCCAGTCGAGCGCACGAAGCTCGTCGAGAATGGCGCCCCGGATTCGCGGCACCGCGTAGGTTTCGAACTTGACGCCGCGCCGCGGGTCAAAGTTGCCGAACGCCTCGATCAAGCCGATCACGCCGGTGTTTACCAGATCAGTTAACTCCACCGACCGCGGGAAGCCCATTGCCATGCGCGTTGCCACATTCCGCACGAGGGGGACATATTTCGATAATAGACGCTGGCGCATTTCGTCGGTGGGATTCTGCTGATACCGGCGCCAGTCGCGCATGGTTACTTCCCACCGACGGCCACGGCTGTTCGTGCGTGTGGCGGCGGCCGAGGCTTCCAAAGTGGTCACCGCCTGGCGGGTCACTTTGGTTTTGCGGGTCATCTTGCGAGTCGTTTTTGCAGTTTTAACCATATGAACGCTATTCCCTTGTATCGGCTGTTGCCGTTAGAATATTTATTTCTTCGGATTGGTGGTTCGCAGGTGTGTCGACCTCTGTTGCGACCAGCCCGCGGACGAGTCTTTCCAGTGAATTCAGTACCGGTGAATCGGGTCTGACTACGGACACCGGCTTCTGAGCAGCCACGGCCTGACGGAAGACCTGGTCCTCGGTTAGCACCCCGGCCAGTTGCGGGGTTCGGCCCAGAAACTGTTCGACCATGGCCGCAAGACGGGACCACAGGTACGTGGCCTCGTGATCAGTTTCGATTCGATTGAACAGGAAGCGACACTGAGTCGAATGGTTGGTCTGATAGAGGTATTTGTACAGGCCGTAGCAGTCGGCTATCGACGTCAACTCCGGCACGAGAACCAGCAGGTTGAGATCGGACGCGCTCGCGATAATGGCGGCGGCCAATGTGATTCCGGAACTGTGGTCGATTATTATCAGATCATACTCGGCGCCCTCGCGGCGAAGCCGTGCGGCGAACCGGGCTATCTGCGATACGCTCTCCATGGCGTCGATCCGAGCAATGTGGCAGCCGGCGAGCATCGACAATCCGGGACTAACCGCCTTGGCGCACTGGGAGAGCGAACTCTCGTCGGACAGAAATCTTTCCAGACCATAGCACGCATCGATATTGCCCAGGACATGCAGGTTGCCGCAGGCGAAGTCGGCGTCGACCAGTAAGACCTTTTGTCCAATGGCTACGGCCCGCTCCGCCAGGTTGAACGCAATAACCGACTTACCCACGCCTCCCTTGCCCGAAAGGATGGATATGACGATCGGGCGATTGAACGCCGGGGTCACCTCGGCGCGACCGGGCGAGTCGAACCTATTCACGGCCCGCCTCCTGGCCGAGAATGATATCGGCGATCGATTCGGCGTCGGGTGCATCCGATGAGCCGGCCGCGTTAGCCGAGTTCGTGATCATGGTAATTTTGAGCCCGGTGGAAGCGGTAGCGGACAAGAGCGAACCCAGTCTGCGGGTGAGATCCGTCATGGTGAAAACGAGGTGGGTCGGTTTCAGCCAGGCGAGCTCACGGGCATAGGTATCGACATCGGAAGTCCGCATGAGGGCCGAGAAGACCGCCAGGCGATACGTCGTATGGATCGGCTGGATCTTCTGACGAAGTTCGGCGAGTTTCTTGGGATCTCGCGGCAGCGCGGCAGTATCGATGAGCGTAACTTTGTCGCCGTCCGCTTCGGACTGCGCCTTGTCGCCGGCGTGAGCGGCAACATCCTTCACCCCGAGCACGTCGCCGTAGCTCGCGATTTCGTCCATGGCGCCGACTTTGTGGCTGTCGAGTGATATCAGTTTCACCGGCAGGTGTCGCTCGCCGATCACGCCCGCCGCGATCCGGCCGATGATTGACGTTTTCCCCGCGCCGGCCGGACCGGCCACTAAGACGCGGTCACCCCGTTTCAACTCAATCTTCTTATCGATAATCGACTCAAGATGTGCTATCAGGCGACGACGAATGGTCTTGTCGTCGATAGATTGGGCCGGCAGATCGTGTCTCAATGACTTGAAGAATTCAGTTATGAAACTGTGGGGCACGTCAGCGGCCTGCATCGCCTCAGCGGCGCGGACACTCGGCGACGGTTCCTCGGGCAAGTGGACCGGATCGAGTTTCGCGGCCTGCACCAGCAAGCTCAGCAGGTTTTCAATCGCGCTCAGGCGCTTTTCGATATCGGACGACTCAACAACCGGAGCGATGGGCCCCGACGAAATGTCGAAACGGGCGGCCCTTGGCGACTCAGTCTTTGCCGACTCACCGCTCTTTTCGTTCGCGAGCACGACATTTGCCTGCTGCACTGTCGGTTTATCCAGGCAGGCCGTCACTTCGTACTGCCGGGCGCCGTTGGCGGCGTCGACTATCCGGGTCTTGAGTACCACCGCCTCGCCGCCCATTTCCGAACGCACTTGCTTGAGAGCGGCGGCAACTGATTCAGCCGTGTAGGATCTAATTACCATCCTGCAACCTCACCATTCCGGTAGAGACAATTTCCACGTTGGACAAAATTTCGTTGTAGGAGACAATCACCAGGCTGGGGTAGCTCGTCTCGACCAGGCGCCGCAGCGCAAGCCGCACGTTGGGCGAGCAGATGCAAACCGGTGTCAAACCGGTCGTCTGCATCTTGTCCGCCTCGCGGCCGATCCGTTCGAGCAGCTTCTCGGTCAATTGCGGATCGAGTACCAGCATGAGACCCTGCTTGGTGTTCTGGACTGACTCGGCAAGCTGCTGTTCCAGGGCGGGATCAATCGTGAAGACATTGACCTTGCCGGTGTTGTCTTTAGTCATCTCCGTGATCTGGCGTTTCAACGACATGCGCACGTACTCGGCGAGCACATCGGCTTCCTTGGTAGCGCCGGCATAGTCGGACGCGGTTTCGACAATCGTGGCCAGATCGCGAATCGGAACCCGCTCGGAGAGGAGCGCCTGTAGAATCTTCTGGAGCATGCCGAGGCTGAGCATCTCGGGTATGACCGAGGTAACCAGCGCGGGATAATCTTCCTTGAGCGTGTCGACCAGGTGCTGCACATCCTGACGCGTGAGAATCTCCGGCGCGGCGGAGCGAATCAACTCGGTAATGTGGGTGGCCAGTACGGCGGCCGGCTCTACTACGGTGTAGCCACGCGCCTCGGCGACTTCCTTCAAAGCGGGGATAATCCAGCGGGCGTCGAGACCAAACGCCGGATCCTTGACGGCGAAGCCCTCTATCTCGTTATCCACGAATCCGGGGTTGATGGCCAGCAACTGGTCGAGCATCAGCTCGGCGCCGGCGACTCTGATCCCCTTGATCTTGACCTGGTACTCATTCGGACGGAGGCGCACGTTGTCACGGATGCGCACCGACGGCACGATTATACCCAGCTCAGAGGCCAGCTGCTTACGCACATTGGCGATCCGATCGAGCAGATCGCCTCCCTGATTGACATCGACCAACGGAATGAGGCCGTAGCCGATCTCAAGCCCGATTGTGTCGATTTTGAGCAGATCCTCAGTTCTTTCCTTCGGCGCCGCAGCTTTGGCCTTTTCACCGCGAGCTACTTCCTCTTCGGCAATCACCTGCTTGCGGCGTGACTCCCGCGCCAGGTAGCCAATTCCGCCGACCGCCATACCGAGCACGACAAACGTGAGTGTCGGCATCCCCGGCACCAGACCGAAAAGCATCAGGGCTACTGATGACACGAGTATGGCGCGCGGCTGCCGCGTGAACTGTTGAGCAAGGTCCACCCCCATGTTGGAGGTCGAGGCGGCGCGTGTTACTATCACGCCTGACGCAGTGGATACCAGCAGCGCCGGTATCTGTGTGACCAACCCGTCGCCGATCGAGAGAAGCGTGTAAGTGCGCAGGGCGTCGGACAGATCCATACCGTTTTGGGCAACGCCGATGACAAATCCGCCGATGATATTGATGATCGTGATGAGAATTCCGGCGATAGCATCGCCGCGCACAAACTTGGAAGCGCCGTCCATCGCCCCGTAGAAGTCCGCTTCGCGGGCAATTTCTTCGCGGCGCGCGCGGGCGTCTTTGTCGGAAATGATGCCGGCATTAAGATCGGCGTCGATCGCCATCTGTTTGCCGGGCATGGCGTCGAGGGTGAACCGGGCGGCCACTTCAGAGATGCGGCCGGCGCCCTTCGTGATCACCACAAACTGGATAACTACCAGGATGACGAACACGATGAAGCCGACCACGTAGTTCCCCTGTACCACGAAATTGCCGAACGAGTTGATGACCTCGCCGGCATACCCCTGACCTAAGATCAACCGAGTGGACGCAACGTTGAGCGACAACCGCAGCAGCGTGATTATGAGCAGCATCCCGGGGAATACAGATAGATCCAGCGGCCGCCGGATGTAGAGAGTCGTCAGCAGCACCACCAGCGAGAAGGTGATGTTGAAGGCGAGGGCGAAATCGAGCAGGCGCGGCGGGAGCGGTATCACCAGCACCGTGACGATGGCGATAACACCGGCGGCGAGCACGATATCCGACCGCCGGGCCAGGCTCTGAAGGACTCCCTGTTGTTCAGCCATGCCTTACCGCACCGCCTTTCCCTTGAGGCGATAGATATGCGCCAGAATTTCGGCCACCGCGCGATACAGCTTGGCCGGGATGACGTCACCCACCTCGCACATCTTGTAAAGAGCGCGGGCGAGCGGTTTGTCTTCGATGATCGGGATGCCGTGATCCCGCGCTATCTGCTTTATCTTTTCCGCCAGCAGGCGCTGACCCTTGGCCAGCACGGTGGGCGCATCCATGGCGGACGGATCGTACTTGAGCGCAATCGCCAGGTGTACCGGGTTGGTAACCACCACGTCGGCCTCCGGCACCGCCGCCATCATGCGCTGGCGCGCCCTGTGTCTCTGGATTTGACGAGTGCGCGCCTTGATCTCCGGATTGCCCTCGGTCTCCTTCATCTCGTCCTTGACTTCCTGGAGCGACATCTTGATCGACTTCTCATGCTCCCAACGCTGGTAAACGAAATCGAGCACGCCGATGACCAGAATGGCGACGCCGATCTTAAGACCGATAAAGAGCGCCAGCCGCGCCAGGGTGGCGCCGAGTTGTAGGACGCTCAGGTCGGCCAGAAGGAGGAAGCTGTCAAATTCGCTTCGAATCGCCAGATAGGCGACTAGTCCGACCACCGCCAGTTTGAGCGGGTCACGCACCAACTGGACCGCGGAACGAAGCGAGAACAGACGCTTGAGGCCGGCGGCGACATTCAGGCGGTCCAGCTTCAGCTCCATCGCTTTCGGCGAAACTTTGAAACCGACCTGCAGCACATTGATGCCCACGCCGATTGCTGTTAGCGCCACAAACAGCGGCCCCATGGCGGCGAAGAAATCGTACACGCTGTTCACCATCGTGGTCTGGAATCCGGGATCGGAGAGCGCAATCGACGGCGCATTGCCCATGGTGTAGCGCAACGCATTCTGCAGGCGGCTGATCATACCGGGGCCGACCAAAAACAATGCCGTAAAGCCAAGACAGATGACGCCCGCCGCGGTCAAATCGACCGAGCGCGCCACCGATCCCCGCTCGCGCGCCTTCTGGCGACGCCTCGGGGTGGCTTGTTCCGTTCTTTCCTGGAAGCTCTCGTCGGCCATCAGCGGCTACACCTTTCCCATCGAGGCCAGGAGTTCATGGACGGCGTTATCGAAATAGCCGGTAGACTTTTCAAGGACATAGGCGAGAATCGGGAGGGACATGGCCACGACCAGCAGGCCGAAGCCGATCTTGAGGGGGAAACCGACGATAAAGATGTTCATGGTCGGCATCACCCGGGAGACCGTGCCCAGCGCGACATCCATGAGCACGAGCGTCACCAGAACCGGCGCGGCGATTTTGATCGCCAGCACCAGCACGTATGCGGTGTGGCGCATGAGCAGATCGGCGGTGGTGTCTACCACCTGCATCTGTCCCGGCGGGATGACCCGGTAGCTGTCGTTGAACGCTCGTATTACCAGATGGTGGCCGTTGATGGTCAGGAAGACCAGCGTGGCTACGAGGATCCAGTAGCGGCCGAAGGCGCCGACCTCTTCGCCGACATTCGGATCGAACGCCGATGAGATCGCCAGCCCGACCTGGTAGCCGGCCAGTGAACCGGCCAGCTCCGCCGCCTGAAATAGTAGGCGAAAGGCAAACCCGATCAGCAGCCCGACCATCAATTCCCGCAGCACCAGTGTAGCCAGCTCGGCCAGTGACTGGGCCGGTTCAACCTGCAGAGCAGCGACCGCCGGCATAGTCACCACCGCGAGAAGCACGACCAGTCCTACTTTCAATTGAACCGGGACGGCGCGATGGCTGAACACCGGCGCGGCGAGGAACAAGCCTGATGCGCGGATGATCAGCAGCAGGAAAACCTGCAGTTGCGCAGCGCCGTAATGGATGAAATCGAACAAGGGGTAGCCTTCCACTTACACGTATGGCTTATCGTCCCCCGCCCTAATTCAAGCCTTGTGCCAAAGTGAAACGGACGGCCCGGCTATATTAACTTGTTCAGGAACAGCGAGTTAAGATTCGAAAACGGGGAGCGTTGACCGGTCTTTTCGGTTGGTGGGGAAAATCCTGCCTTGATTGCCGGAAAATAGTTCACGGCTGTCCAACAGTTGCGCTGGACGCCACTATCCGACCAGACCGGGAATGAGATCGAACATGTGGCGGGCGAAGTCGGTCATGACGTTGATCATCCACGGCAGGAAGATCAGCAGCGCGGCAGCGACGGCGAGAATTTTTGGTACGAATGTCAGGGTCATTTCATTGATCTGAGTGACCGCCTGGAAGATCGATATGATCAGCCCCACAACCAAACCCAGGCCCAGCATCGGCGCCGCCACGAGCAGCGTCACAGTCAGCGCCTCACGCCCGATTTCCACCACCATTTGCGGTGTCATACATCATCCTCGTCACACATGAAACGACTCGACCAGTGATTTCACGAGCAGATACCAGCCATCAACCAGTACGAA carries:
- a CDS encoding flagellar brake domain-containing protein, whose amino-acid sequence is MHAVKNQTIVELQIWDRVSILVGYGHETGVYEARVEDIINGGIIITNPELISGHTLLRNNLPVIVQFTRDDAAYQFRSRIHVHGDNRARRIILTPPSGFQRVQRRMFARIDLAVRIAYAILPVDGRWELWQREAVWIETETVNVSASGVLLRARHRGKVEDLIAARFDIAGPTDFPTDVIAVCRRTIEQDSCFLAGFEFILRDDLHRYFSRRDLGRIPRKYRCFDRTAQDRLVAYLFHKQIEFRHKGQTGDVEG
- a CDS encoding GAF domain-containing protein; its protein translation is MAQPVGAYGESGDSPVTRAWEKIELIAEISAACRSLSPETPHFVDVLRLIQTVVPFDAATLYLRDSDSGRFLVKAILLDEVAPPPALVLRDEALPDRWKPHLQQPVVWSSGDGEAPQPETEFAAIMLLPLILEDKTIGLLCLGSYSPGILVTRQIKLMAVVADQLAVSIERFEHIARIEAQNQALMRAQQQLQIMHEKRIADEKLAAVAELAASINHQINNPLSVVVGNIDCLTLEEPRLSDKSRERLKRVMSAAMKIAEVNRRLLNIQTIVTDAARVMSPGAVSGSPSGIEG
- a CDS encoding FliA/WhiG family RNA polymerase sigma factor, producing the protein MVKTAKTTRKMTRKTKVTRQAVTTLEASAAATRTNSRGRRWEVTMRDWRRYQQNPTDEMRQRLLSKYVPLVRNVATRMAMGFPRSVELTDLVNTGVIGLIEAFGNFDPRRGVKFETYAVPRIRGAILDELRALDWVPRSTRARSREIDKALTELENVLGRVPEKSELAKHLDISEAELYHALDDVSGTNILSLDEIVYPEDDNRQVPRIETVQDSGSLSVLGIIERGELHSFLVTAIDNLTQQEKLVISLYYFEELTLKEIGEVMVISESRVSQIHTRAVKKLRGMVKERFAMAG
- a CDS encoding PilZ domain-containing protein gives rise to the protein MKTDRKTRHIRDVAAEKAVIRARRPFKVSQEEKRRFIRLEISTPMSLHKIKDRDGQYWTHGDWQTIYGSILNISAGGVLVDLDQVIEEGDVVSMHFTLQGVEGLDNVLGLVKRVDIDSEGCLAGIEFISREFLVDYLSQAELELLGKEYTNFDYSIRRVLDRYVYHETTSTGV
- a CDS encoding DUF2225 domain-containing protein, whose protein sequence is MASESPFLIFKIECPVCKTINEFEQIKVGAYVEGGRDTDFCPQDIQWRFPKYQAYNPLVFFTATCSNCYYTREFTNKYREWKTDNAFRTFQLKSIKAKHLEQLSVADSIVRRLGEAIDIPRYPNESAILKLHLAVFDGLIADRPSYLDIGRLYLRIAWVFRTMNQGSDPTLAALTGLVRDIESKAARLEGVVGESQQSLDSLNAAVKAQFVVDNLSADLQSKMFSYRDRYDSRLAEMNDLINQLRAKQGGFKSLMSEYREALLGGTTAQGQPAYREYTSLADFLLKLQQGWNGIVVNEREALEQAIHHYKEAFEGARDIAAGNQQIQAAYLIAELSRRIGDFDGARRYFTSTIKAGQEFIYQNRQDPSRTQLARKILELAIEQGRVNLQATKAD
- a CDS encoding AAA family ATPase; this encodes MNRFDSPGRAEVTPAFNRPIVISILSGKGGVGKSVIAFNLAERAVAIGQKVLLVDADFACGNLHVLGNIDACYGLERFLSDESSLSQCAKAVSPGLSMLAGCHIARIDAMESVSQIARFAARLRREGAEYDLIIIDHSSGITLAAAIIASASDLNLLVLVPELTSIADCYGLYKYLYQTNHSTQCRFLFNRIETDHEATYLWSRLAAMVEQFLGRTPQLAGVLTEDQVFRQAVAAQKPVSVVRPDSPVLNSLERLVRGLVATEVDTPANHQSEEINILTATADTRE